One genomic segment of Clostridium estertheticum subsp. estertheticum includes these proteins:
- a CDS encoding ATP-dependent DNA helicase: protein MYKKIGTTFDYKTKKEFPSKLMDWIGDVFYDILPEHGYEIRDEQIYTAFQLADAVCNKKVHLAEAEVGTGKTFAYLLTAIAYAGFIGKPVVIACASTALQEQLAGPKGDIQTLSRILGLEIDAPMAKDPRQYVCDERVSGMGGVFGDATASDEINQWLARTTKGERSEMPHISDSVWRQIGWDETMPCDACTRRGFCKLVKVRKHYRASKDLIIADHSIFFQDLWTRDERIADGKMPILPDYSLVIFDEGHKVILPAAMGAGRQIHKEDIDNIILSIEEIQGARTSMVVSVIALGQATSNFFEKLNQNVIDDEQSERLAVRIDDILLKAADTFHKALDRLLLEIQIEEELYINELPESTLHTFEIQIELSITALARFGRNKGREVIIWIDRADGSFWVVPRNLSNMLNKHLFLKKLPVVFTSGTLSDEGDFGYLMRTLGLKNPTISTVGSPFNIEEQVVVYLQPPSFEDTDSAKFSRKIKQLLCLLKENGGRALILVNSLKEVRKIRKEISGYELPFEVLWEDKGERGYLVQKFRAEVTSVLVGSTFWEGIDVPGESLSLVVVWQLPFPSLDPLIEMRRKDAEEEGMNPLITVDYPEMGLKLKQGCGRLIRTKDDRGAIAVMDQVIGTPWEKVVMRALPRGVKIKTLEHREI, encoded by the coding sequence TTGTATAAGAAAATAGGGACTACCTTTGATTATAAAACAAAAAAAGAGTTTCCAAGTAAGTTGATGGATTGGATTGGCGATGTTTTTTACGATATTCTTCCGGAACACGGATATGAGATACGTGATGAACAAATATATACTGCGTTTCAGCTTGCCGATGCAGTTTGTAATAAAAAAGTTCATCTGGCTGAGGCTGAGGTCGGTACCGGAAAGACCTTCGCCTACTTACTCACTGCAATTGCCTACGCTGGTTTTATCGGAAAGCCTGTAGTAATTGCATGCGCCTCAACAGCACTTCAGGAACAGCTGGCAGGGCCAAAGGGAGATATTCAAACACTTTCTCGAATACTGGGATTAGAAATAGATGCGCCAATGGCAAAGGATCCTCGTCAGTATGTTTGTGATGAGAGAGTTAGTGGAATGGGGGGAGTGTTTGGCGATGCAACAGCCTCTGATGAGATTAATCAATGGTTAGCCAGGACTACAAAAGGTGAACGCTCAGAAATGCCCCACATATCTGATAGTGTATGGAGACAGATTGGATGGGATGAGACTATGCCATGTGATGCCTGTACCAGAAGAGGCTTTTGTAAGCTTGTTAAGGTAAGGAAACATTACAGAGCTTCCAAGGATTTAATTATCGCTGATCATAGTATCTTTTTTCAGGACCTGTGGACAAGGGATGAAAGAATTGCAGACGGTAAAATGCCTATCCTTCCAGATTACTCGCTGGTGATTTTTGATGAAGGCCATAAAGTCATACTGCCGGCAGCTATGGGTGCTGGAAGACAAATTCACAAAGAGGATATTGATAATATTATCCTTTCGATAGAGGAAATCCAGGGAGCAAGAACTTCAATGGTTGTAAGTGTAATTGCCTTGGGCCAGGCCACTTCTAACTTTTTCGAAAAACTTAATCAAAACGTAATAGATGATGAGCAATCAGAGCGTCTGGCGGTTCGTATCGATGATATACTTCTGAAAGCAGCTGATACTTTTCATAAGGCACTAGATCGGTTGCTCTTAGAGATACAAATTGAGGAAGAGCTATACATAAATGAGTTACCGGAAAGCACGTTACATACCTTTGAAATTCAAATAGAACTATCAATTACAGCCTTAGCTAGGTTTGGTAGGAATAAAGGGAGAGAGGTTATTATTTGGATAGATAGGGCAGACGGCAGCTTTTGGGTAGTTCCTCGGAATTTGAGCAATATGCTAAATAAACATTTATTTTTGAAAAAATTGCCTGTGGTGTTTACTTCAGGAACTTTAAGTGATGAGGGCGATTTTGGTTACCTTATGAGGACTCTGGGTTTAAAAAATCCGACAATATCAACGGTTGGAAGTCCCTTTAATATTGAGGAACAGGTGGTGGTTTATTTACAGCCACCATCCTTTGAGGATACTGACAGTGCCAAGTTTTCACGTAAAATCAAACAATTACTATGTTTGCTGAAAGAAAATGGAGGAAGAGCGCTGATACTTGTTAACTCTTTGAAGGAAGTTAGGAAAATAAGAAAAGAAATTAGTGGTTATGAGCTACCGTTTGAAGTTTTATGGGAGGATAAAGGTGAGCGAGGATATCTTGTCCAAAAGTTTCGTGCGGAAGTTACATCTGTATTAGTAGGTTCTACATTTTGGGAGGGAATTGATGTGCCCGGGGAGTCTTTATCTCTCGTTGTAGTTTGGCAGCTTCCCTTTCCTTCACTAGACCCTTTGATTGAAATGAGGCGCAAAGATGCAGAAGAAGAGGGGATGAATCCACTTATAACCGTTGATTACCCTGAGATGGGATTGAAGTTAAAACAAGGTTGTGGCAGATTAATTAGAACAAAGGATGACCGTGGAGCAATAGCTGTCATGGATCAAGTAATAGGAACCCCATGGGAAAAAGTTGTTATGAGAGCTCTACCTAGAGGAGTGAAAATCAAAACTTTGGAACATAGGGAGATTTGA
- a CDS encoding P-loop NTPase fold protein, whose protein sequence is MLENINILNFFEQIIFPNWYSSNKTQILLKVIAILVMIHLYLICRDVILILFKIKRFKSLIISMAEGIMKGIIYTGFGIFLKMTNIKIIENPSAPIYLYTLLSVVLTLYFIANIAMYLRSVDKIISELTQYLIYNIGFLLLLLGYVGRLDTFEGIIGVAIISLLTVIKNNQTYICKDINNVFNYIKQCLLKKIIKNKEKILRIYIIPQVWKRKLELIGAKDVLSFNEEEDIPITKKEYLYPIRRQQLSYLIGEFKERNFDEPFAMAITGRWGSGKTCFLNALKDELKEQAYFVFVEPKIENSMEKMLRNIKIQFNKIFIENGIYTGKSSSLKSYFDTIFYILGNQIGRDGFSVISKMFQLPSVGLDSFNEAKDKINGDIKRLLRQNTNKRIYILIDDLDRSGELEIFETFKFIKEILELNGCTILFFVDYEKIISGKITREYLDKFINDRTILEDISYIDMYEYYNKRNQIIFKRDFVESSEFIKVSVETLRRSFYVYIKDVIDIGLEKIEKAEGGDNESWIIVYDKLCLHLSNPRKFKKLIRELKRVLRIVNKFWFSSPNSTTSNLSNDDCVFVVFTIAFIKIIFEEEYEKLIFLKEIKNYFERKDKSKENEYVIKIIKNCIYNSPYTKETKTVLFNGILYYMFYEDVIDKVKTNVQKIEDSLKEDSGIEFDFFQEHLEGYFQYLLSIKEEKEFIEKFKNIIKYIESLENEVKISDTMQLITFIEKVFRYNNSYFIKNHVKEIQPLLKVPEQHKKTINKQFEYMIDGVLYQTIHYIVAFISMLDLKQQNYGEIKIKFEDVTTVEKLYVKLSDEYMKHSLENIKGNGTIIDNCREILIKLKIKILQKEVIKESLSDVVDKYFSAIDKALDNISEINQLSLSDALTSRINSINNEYVEFKNYDAREVITVLNGIKNHIKEDYKLIDILRYYFKLCVAIEGTIQTMKLTKKTIEELESVYRTLDAKCKEIDFNEEWWGYLRIRLCKIKLCFIPSKKCTRKRNLVKNISHKRL, encoded by the coding sequence GTGCTGGAAAATATAAACATACTAAATTTTTTTGAACAAATTATATTTCCTAATTGGTATAGTAGTAATAAAACACAAATACTATTAAAAGTTATTGCAATTCTTGTTATGATACATCTATACCTAATATGTCGCGATGTGATTTTAATACTTTTCAAAATTAAGAGGTTTAAAAGTTTAATCATATCAATGGCCGAAGGCATAATGAAAGGGATTATATATACTGGATTTGGAATATTCCTTAAAATGACAAACATTAAAATCATTGAAAATCCAAGTGCACCAATATATCTATATACTTTGCTTTCGGTAGTATTAACTTTATATTTTATAGCTAATATAGCTATGTATTTAAGATCTGTTGATAAAATAATATCTGAATTAACACAATACTTAATATATAATATAGGATTTTTATTATTGCTGTTAGGGTATGTTGGACGATTAGATACCTTTGAAGGTATTATAGGAGTGGCAATTATTAGTTTATTGACTGTTATAAAAAACAATCAAACTTATATATGTAAAGATATAAATAATGTATTTAATTATATAAAGCAGTGCCTTTTAAAAAAGATTATTAAAAATAAAGAAAAAATTCTAAGGATATATATAATACCACAAGTATGGAAGAGGAAGCTTGAGCTAATAGGAGCCAAAGATGTCTTGAGTTTTAACGAAGAAGAAGATATACCTATTACAAAGAAAGAGTATTTATACCCAATAAGAAGGCAACAGTTGAGTTATTTAATTGGAGAATTTAAAGAAAGAAATTTTGATGAACCATTTGCGATGGCTATTACTGGTAGATGGGGTAGTGGAAAAACATGTTTCTTAAATGCATTAAAAGATGAATTAAAAGAACAAGCGTATTTTGTATTTGTTGAACCTAAAATTGAAAATAGCATGGAGAAGATGCTAAGAAATATAAAAATTCAATTTAATAAAATCTTTATTGAAAATGGTATATATACCGGGAAAAGTAGTTCTTTAAAAAGTTACTTTGATACTATATTTTATATTTTGGGTAATCAAATTGGAAGAGACGGCTTTTCAGTCATCTCAAAAATGTTTCAATTGCCATCTGTTGGGTTAGATAGCTTTAATGAGGCAAAAGATAAAATAAATGGAGATATAAAAAGATTATTAAGACAAAATACTAATAAACGGATATACATATTAATTGATGATTTAGATAGGTCTGGAGAGCTTGAAATATTTGAAACATTTAAATTCATTAAAGAAATATTAGAACTAAATGGATGCACTATACTTTTTTTTGTAGATTATGAAAAAATAATTTCAGGGAAGATAACTAGAGAATATTTAGATAAATTTATTAATGATAGAACAATATTGGAAGATATTTCATACATAGATATGTACGAATATTATAACAAAAGGAATCAAATTATATTTAAAAGAGATTTTGTGGAATCTAGTGAATTTATAAAAGTAAGTGTAGAAACATTACGAAGAAGTTTTTATGTGTATATAAAAGATGTAATAGATATTGGATTGGAAAAAATTGAAAAAGCCGAAGGTGGGGATAATGAATCATGGATAATAGTCTATGATAAACTTTGTCTGCACTTGTCAAATCCTAGAAAGTTTAAAAAATTAATTAGAGAACTTAAAAGGGTGCTCAGAATTGTAAATAAGTTTTGGTTTTCTAGTCCTAATAGTACAACTAGTAATTTATCAAATGATGATTGTGTTTTTGTTGTATTTACAATAGCATTTATAAAAATTATATTTGAAGAAGAATATGAAAAACTGATATTTTTAAAAGAAATAAAAAATTATTTTGAGCGTAAGGACAAAAGTAAAGAGAATGAGTATGTCATTAAAATAATAAAAAATTGTATATATAATAGCCCTTATACAAAAGAAACAAAAACAGTATTATTTAATGGGATACTATATTATATGTTTTATGAAGATGTTATAGATAAGGTGAAGACAAATGTACAAAAAATTGAAGACTCATTAAAGGAAGATAGTGGAATTGAATTTGACTTTTTTCAAGAACATTTAGAAGGATATTTTCAATATTTGTTATCAATAAAGGAAGAAAAAGAATTTATCGAAAAATTTAAAAATATTATTAAGTACATTGAAAGCTTAGAAAATGAAGTAAAAATTTCTGATACAATGCAGTTAATAACATTTATCGAAAAGGTCTTTAGATATAATAATAGTTATTTTATAAAAAATCATGTTAAAGAAATTCAACCATTATTAAAAGTTCCTGAACAACATAAAAAAACGATTAATAAACAGTTTGAATACATGATAGATGGTGTACTATATCAAACAATTCATTATATAGTGGCATTTATTTCTATGCTAGATTTAAAACAACAGAATTATGGAGAAATCAAAATAAAGTTTGAAGATGTAACTACTGTGGAAAAACTATATGTAAAACTGTCTGATGAATATATGAAACATAGTCTTGAGAATATTAAAGGAAATGGAACAATAATAGATAATTGTAGAGAAATTTTAATAAAATTAAAAATAAAGATTCTTCAAAAAGAGGTTATTAAAGAATCTTTAAGTGATGTGGTTGATAAATATTTTTCAGCTATTGACAAAGCTCTAGATAATATTTCAGAAATAAATCAATTATCCTTAAGTGATGCGCTTACTTCAAGAATTAACTCAATAAATAATGAGTATGTTGAGTTCAAAAACTATGATGCTAGAGAAGTGATTACAGTATTAAATGGAATTAAAAATCACATAAAAGAAGATTATAAGTTAATAGATATTCTTCGTTATTATTTTAAATTATGTGTGGCAATTGAAGGGACAATTCAAACAATGAAATTAACAAAAAAAACGATAGAAGAGTTAGAAAGTGTATATAGAACCTTAGATGCCAAGTGTAAAGAAATAGATTTTAATGAAGAATGGTGGGGATATTTAAGAATTAGACTTTGTAAAATAAAATTATGTTTTATTCCTAGTAAAAAATGCACAAGAAAAAGAAATTTGGTAAAAAATATAAGCCATAAACGACTATAA
- a CDS encoding GNAT family N-acetyltransferase: protein MLPEYRGYGYGKQALQLIKQLYTNNYKWMLTTLELCKRNQHLYEKMGYRGELSLSYLVNLVDKEFLVEIEALLYHNYTNLEEDLDMTLYLIRFIII, encoded by the coding sequence ATCCTTCCAGAATATCGAGGATATGGTTACGGAAAACAAGCATTACAATTAATAAAACAACTTTATACAAACAATTATAAATGGATGTTAACAACACTAGAATTATGCAAAAGGAATCAGCATTTGTATGAGAAGATGGGATATCGGGGGGAACTATCGTTAAGTTACCTTGTAAACCTAGTAGATAAAGAATTCTTAGTAGAAATAGAGGCTCTACTATACCACAACTACACCAATTTAGAAGAAGATTTGGATATGACATTGTACCTAATTAGATTTATAATAATCTAG